From Sphingobacterium bambusae:
AACCAAGAAAGGGTGATAGATCGGTAGGCACTTTCGTCATTGGCCAGTTCCCGTATCATTGCCATGTCAGTGCGTGCGTGCGACAACATGTCGACAAAGTTGTACACCAAGACGTTCAGGTCATTCAACATGAGGTTGTTCAAGGAATCTACAATTTCTTTTCCTTGGTCCAACGTCAATATCTTATGGTAAGAATGCTTGATGTCCCGTCGGTAGAGACGACTGATCTGGTCGGCAAGGAACTTGTCTTCATTGAGGTTTTTGCCTCCTTCGTCATCATCATTTTGCCAAAGATCAGGGAAACGACGTTCCATTTCCAATGGAGTCAGTCCGCTAAAAATTGCATTTCGGGCGTACTGCGTGGCCGTTGGCAAGATGCTGTAATAGGCATCTTCCTCTTCCAAGCGATAATAGTCCGTGATGACTTCGTTAATTATTTTCCATTGGTCGTAGCGTAAATTATCAATAAGGAAGAAGAAAGTTGGCCGCTCTGCTTGCAAGGATGGGAATACCTTTTTCTTAAAAAGCTGGTGCGATTGGACAGGTCCCTCTTCTTTATTCTGTATCCAGCTGATGTATTTCTTCTCCACGAACTTGGAAAACAACGTGTTGGCATCGGCCTTCTGCATGGTCAGTATTTCGTGCATGCCGGCATCTTCCAACTTTTGCAAGGAGAGCTCCCAATAGATCAGTTTCTTATAGGCTTCCGTCCATTGCCGGAAATCGAGGTCGTCATTGATGGTCATGCCGAGATTTCTGAACTCTTGTTGGTAGGCCATCGATGTCTTTTCGCTAACTAAGCGTTTGTTTTCCGTGAATTTCTTGATCGTCAGTAATATTTGCTTCGGATTTACGGGTTTGATGAGATAATCATCAATCTTGGAGCCGATGGCATCCTCCATGAGGTGCTCTTCCTCATTTTTGGTAACCAACACCGTCGGAATAGTAGGATTTATAGTCTTTAAGATGGCCAATGTTTCCAATCCGGTTTTTCCGGGCATGTTTTCATCTAAAAATACCAGATCAAAGGGCTCGTTTTGGAAAGCTTCAACCGCATCGTTGCCGTTGTTTACCGTTTTTACACGATAGCCTTTCTCTTCCAGCAGCATAACGTGCGGTCTAAGAAATTCTATCTCATCATCGGCCCAAAGTATATGTATTTTATTGATCATGTGTTTGCTGTTTCTTCTTCTTCGGAGAATCCCTTTGTTATAGGTAGGTTCGGAAAAAGTGTAGTTATCGAACTTGCCACAAAATAGCCAAATGGGGCGCCAATACTTTTATTTTTAACATTAATTAACTTCATTCTCCTTATCTTTGCGCTAATTTAGACGAATAATACGCGGGGAAAGGAGTGCTATCAAAAATAACAATAAATAAAAGGCTGCCGAAAATTGAATAAGAAAAAGATAATCAACGACCCCGTTTACGGATTTGTTTCAATTCCGTCGGCTTTTATTTTTGATCTTATCCAGCATCCCTTTCTACAGCGGCTGCGTTATATCAAACAGGTCAGTATGACGCACTTGGTCTATCCGGGGGCACTACACACCCGCTTTCAGCATGTCGTTGGTGCCATGCACTTGACCTGTCTCGCGCTCGATACCTTGCGCAGCAAGGACGTGGCCATTACGCCCGAAGAGGAGGAAGCCACCTTGGCGGCTATTCTGCTTCATGATGTGGGACACGGCCCGTTTTCACATTCCTTGGAACATACGCTTGTAGAAGGCGTATCGCACGAGATGATCTCGGCGCTCCTCATGGATAAGTTGAATGAGGAATTTAAAGGCCGACTGAGCTTGGCCATCACGATTTTCAACGACCAGTATCACCGTCAATTTTTTCATCAGCTGATATCTAGCCAACTGGATACCGATCGCATGGACTACCTGAATCGCGACAGCTTCTTTACAGGTGTTTCGGAGGGCGTTATTTCCTTCGACCGCATTATCAAGATGTTGAATGTACAGGACGAAAATCTTGTGGTGGAAGTGAAGGGGATCTATTCAGTAGAGAAATTTCTGATTGCTAGGCGGTTGATGTATTGGCAAGTTTACCTGCATAAGACCGTAATTGGTGCAGAACAGATGCTGATCAAAATTTTGTACCGTGCGAAAGAATTAAGTATGCAGGGGGAGCAAATGTTCGCCACCAAGGCGTTGCAGCACTTTTTGCAGAATAAGATCGATATTCATAATTTTTTGGAGATTCCAGATCACCTGATGTGGTTCACCCGTTTGGACGATATGGATATCATGTCGGCCGTCAAAGATTGGGTATATGCAGATGACCGTATTCTTGGGATGCTTTGCAAGCGGCTTATGAACCGTGATTTGTTGCGTACAGAACTTAGGAATACGCCTTTTTCGGAGCAAGAAATTGCATTTGTAAAGGAAAAGGTGAAAAAAAATCTGTCGCTGGATGATCACGAAGTGGATTATTTTGTGTTCACACAAACGATTCAAAACAGTGCATATGATGCCAGCTACAATAATATCAAGATTTTGAATAAAATGGGTAGCGTTCAGGATATTACCGAAGCGTCTGACCTGTCAAATCTAGTGGCTTTGGCGAAAAGGGTAGAGAAATATGCCATTTCCTATCCTAAAGAGATTGGCTTTCCATTGTACGAAGGTTAACAAAATGGTAAA
This genomic window contains:
- the porX gene encoding T9SS response regulator signal transducer PorX; this translates as MINKIHILWADDEIEFLRPHVMLLEEKGYRVKTVNNGNDAVEAFQNEPFDLVFLDENMPGKTGLETLAILKTINPTIPTVLVTKNEEEHLMEDAIGSKIDDYLIKPVNPKQILLTIKKFTENKRLVSEKTSMAYQQEFRNLGMTINDDLDFRQWTEAYKKLIYWELSLQKLEDAGMHEILTMQKADANTLFSKFVEKKYISWIQNKEEGPVQSHQLFKKKVFPSLQAERPTFFFLIDNLRYDQWKIINEVITDYYRLEEEDAYYSILPTATQYARNAIFSGLTPLEMERRFPDLWQNDDDEGGKNLNEDKFLADQISRLYRRDIKHSYHKILTLDQGKEIVDSLNNLMLNDLNVLVYNFVDMLSHARTDMAMIRELANDESAYRSITLSWFEHSPLLDTLKWLAQRNVKVIITTDHGTIRVKRPSKIIGDRNTNTNLRYKQGKNLNYQAKEVFVIKNPHDAQLPKLHVSSSFVFSKDDYFFVYPNNYNHFSNYYNGTFQHGGISLEEMIIPYAVYTPK
- a CDS encoding HD domain-containing protein, with the translated sequence MNKKKIINDPVYGFVSIPSAFIFDLIQHPFLQRLRYIKQVSMTHLVYPGALHTRFQHVVGAMHLTCLALDTLRSKDVAITPEEEEATLAAILLHDVGHGPFSHSLEHTLVEGVSHEMISALLMDKLNEEFKGRLSLAITIFNDQYHRQFFHQLISSQLDTDRMDYLNRDSFFTGVSEGVISFDRIIKMLNVQDENLVVEVKGIYSVEKFLIARRLMYWQVYLHKTVIGAEQMLIKILYRAKELSMQGEQMFATKALQHFLQNKIDIHNFLEIPDHLMWFTRLDDMDIMSAVKDWVYADDRILGMLCKRLMNRDLLRTELRNTPFSEQEIAFVKEKVKKNLSLDDHEVDYFVFTQTIQNSAYDASYNNIKILNKMGSVQDITEASDLSNLVALAKRVEKYAISYPKEIGFPLYEG